One window of the Spirochaetia bacterium 38H-sp genome contains the following:
- a CDS encoding TetR/AcrR family transcriptional regulator yields the protein MTTKEKIINTATNLFLTKGYDTVSIEEIIRNTGIAKGTFYHHFKSKEELLETIVELMAEESLQQLKQILEDDSLSILEKTKRITNKATQYKLDRLPVIIETLKTWLNPASLTMRKKLEELTYKKTLPFYKEYIIQGQKEGTFDIGRMNPSNAARFIITLSLAITTEVAEYLLGLAKNPEYEQKLIELMDSYQYAYERILGLQEGSLDFRTDEFISAAKKYLVQGEKHGNS from the coding sequence ATGACAACAAAAGAAAAAATAATAAACACAGCCACCAACCTATTCTTAACAAAAGGCTACGACACAGTATCCATAGAAGAAATCATAAGAAACACAGGCATAGCAAAAGGCACATTTTATCATCACTTTAAATCAAAAGAAGAACTTCTAGAAACAATAGTAGAACTTATGGCAGAAGAAAGCCTGCAGCAGTTAAAACAAATATTGGAAGACGACAGCCTAAGCATACTGGAAAAAACAAAAAGAATAACCAACAAGGCAACACAATACAAGCTGGACAGACTCCCCGTAATAATAGAAACACTAAAAACTTGGCTAAACCCTGCAAGTCTCACAATGAGGAAAAAACTGGAAGAATTGACATACAAAAAAACCCTGCCTTTTTATAAAGAATACATAATACAAGGACAAAAAGAAGGAACATTTGACATAGGCAGGATGAATCCAAGCAACGCAGCAAGATTTATCATAACACTATCCCTTGCAATCACCACTGAAGTAGCAGAATATCTACTTGGTCTGGCAAAAAACCCTGAGTACGAGCAAAAACTAATAGAACTCATGGACAGCTATCAGTATGCATACGAGCGCATACTGGGACTGCAGGAAGGCAGTCTAGACTTTAGGACGGATGAGTTTATATCCGCCGCAAAAAAATATCTTGTACAAGGAGAAAAACATGGCAATAGCTGA
- the panB gene encoding 3-methyl-2-oxobutanoate hydroxymethyltransferase, whose protein sequence is MTVRGFISAKNKRKLSMLTCYDASFARLLNDTDVDCLLVGDSLAMVVYGYDTTVHATVEMMARHTEAVRRGAPDKMIVADMPFLSVQQGAAEAVRAAGALVRAGADAVKVEGYRGYEDAIAAVISAGIPVMGHLGLTPQFYHVFGGFKVQGRDEASRRHILEGAHVLQDLGVFSIVLECIPSPLAKAVTKEIRVPTIGIGAGPDTDGQVLVLYDLAAFVSDKPLRFVRRYAELGAELRDAVNRYVDDVQSGAFPSLSESFEE, encoded by the coding sequence GTGACTGTACGTGGTTTTATTTCTGCTAAGAATAAGAGAAAGCTTTCTATGTTGACTTGCTATGATGCGTCTTTTGCTCGGTTGCTCAATGATACGGATGTGGATTGTCTCCTTGTTGGTGATAGTCTTGCTATGGTCGTTTACGGTTATGATACTACTGTACATGCTACTGTGGAGATGATGGCGAGGCATACAGAGGCTGTACGTCGCGGTGCCCCTGATAAGATGATTGTTGCAGATATGCCGTTTTTGTCTGTGCAGCAGGGTGCTGCGGAGGCGGTTAGGGCGGCGGGTGCGCTTGTGCGTGCAGGTGCGGATGCTGTCAAGGTTGAGGGCTACCGTGGTTATGAGGATGCGATTGCAGCTGTTATTTCTGCGGGGATTCCTGTTATGGGACATTTGGGGCTTACTCCTCAGTTTTATCATGTCTTTGGCGGTTTTAAGGTCCAGGGACGGGATGAGGCTTCTAGGCGTCATATTCTTGAGGGTGCTCATGTTTTGCAGGATTTGGGTGTTTTTTCTATTGTTCTGGAGTGCATTCCTTCTCCTCTTGCAAAGGCTGTGACAAAAGAAATTAGGGTTCCCACTATAGGGATTGGTGCAGGACCAGATACGGATGGTCAGGTGCTTGTATTATATGATCTTGCGGCGTTTGTGTCGGATAAACCGCTCAGGTTTGTGAGGCGTTATGCGGAGCTTGGTGCAGAGCTCAGGGATGCTGTCAATCGCTATGTAGATGATGTGCAGTCAGGGGCTTTTCCTTCCTTGTCAGAGAGTTTTGAGGAGTAG
- a CDS encoding flavoprotein, whose protein sequence is MSDASENKKNILIHMTGSIACYKAAALASMLVKSGYGVQVTATESALKFIGEATFEGLTRRPVITDTFGGKPDFIPHISLAQDWADLLLVYPASANCIARMAAGFADDIFGAIFLANNFKKPVWLAPAMNTQMFLHPATQRNMKILEEWGVKIFSPVEGVLACGTVGTGRLAEPEDMFFRIKEEL, encoded by the coding sequence ATGAGCGATGCTTCTGAGAATAAAAAAAATATTCTTATACATATGACGGGCTCCATTGCCTGCTACAAGGCGGCAGCTCTTGCTTCTATGCTTGTAAAGTCAGGTTATGGGGTGCAGGTGACTGCTACTGAGTCGGCTCTCAAATTTATAGGCGAGGCCACTTTTGAGGGACTTACGAGACGACCTGTTATTACTGACACCTTTGGTGGTAAACCGGATTTTATCCCGCACATAAGTCTTGCTCAGGATTGGGCTGACTTGTTGCTTGTATATCCCGCAAGTGCCAACTGTATTGCGCGGATGGCTGCGGGCTTTGCTGATGATATCTTCGGTGCCATTTTTCTTGCCAATAATTTTAAAAAACCTGTATGGCTTGCCCCTGCTATGAATACTCAGATGTTTCTACATCCTGCCACTCAAAGAAATATGAAGATTTTGGAAGAATGGGGGGTTAAGATTTTTTCTCCCGTAGAGGGTGTGCTTGCCTGTGGTACTGTTGGGACCGGCAGGCTTGCGGAGCCAGAGGATATGTTTTTCCGGATAAAGGAGGAATTGTGA
- a CDS encoding phosphopantothenoylcysteine decarboxylase encodes MKILVTGGGCKEYIDDIRAIVNRSSGTTSSVIAETLSSAGHEVTAMIGVAERLPVGVRLIRFSGFDNLASEMEKELTKSHYDVVIHAAAVSDYKPAGVFRETGRTTEHGGVVKLELMPEGMQKKLDSGKILWLKLEPTDKLIARIKHWAPDSLLIGFKLTSGAGKDEIAISVARIMDSGADLVVHNDIEEIENMGVRAHIWKKGEEPVSVDSNTQLAEQLLDMITDWEIEKQL; translated from the coding sequence GTGAAGATTCTTGTAACAGGTGGAGGCTGTAAGGAGTACATAGATGATATACGGGCCATAGTTAACCGCTCGTCAGGCACAACATCCAGTGTGATAGCAGAAACACTGAGCTCTGCAGGGCATGAGGTTACTGCTATGATAGGTGTGGCAGAGAGACTGCCTGTAGGTGTGCGCCTTATAAGGTTTTCCGGCTTTGATAATCTTGCTTCTGAAATGGAAAAAGAACTCACAAAATCTCATTATGATGTTGTAATACATGCTGCTGCTGTAAGCGACTACAAGCCAGCAGGCGTCTTTAGAGAAACAGGCAGGACTACTGAACATGGCGGGGTCGTCAAACTTGAGCTTATGCCGGAAGGCATGCAAAAAAAACTGGATTCAGGAAAGATCCTTTGGCTAAAGCTCGAACCCACTGACAAGCTTATAGCACGCATCAAGCACTGGGCACCGGACAGCCTTCTTATAGGCTTTAAGCTTACAAGCGGTGCGGGAAAAGACGAGATAGCCATTTCTGTTGCAAGAATAATGGACAGTGGTGCTGACCTTGTGGTACACAATGACATAGAAGAAATAGAAAACATGGGTGTACGCGCTCACATCTGGAAAAAAGGCGAAGAACCTGTGTCTGTTGACAGCAATACGCAACTTGCTGAGCAGCTTCTAGACATGATAACTGACTGGGAAATAGAAAAACAACTGTGA
- the panD gene encoding aspartate 1-decarboxylase: MRIEVLKSKIHKATVTETRIDYHGSISIDPELYRKAGFFPHEKVDVFNINNGARFTTYIIDGKKGEICINGAAARLAEPGDRVIIVSYASISPEEAENWHPTVALMDDKNNIEEIIKT; this comes from the coding sequence ATGAGAATAGAAGTCTTAAAATCCAAAATACACAAAGCAACAGTGACAGAAACACGGATAGACTACCACGGCTCAATCTCCATAGACCCTGAGCTGTACAGAAAAGCCGGCTTCTTCCCGCACGAGAAAGTTGATGTCTTTAACATCAACAACGGGGCTCGTTTTACGACCTACATAATAGACGGAAAAAAAGGCGAAATATGCATCAACGGAGCGGCAGCCCGCCTTGCCGAGCCTGGCGATCGCGTGATAATAGTCTCATATGCAAGCATAAGCCCGGAAGAGGCAGAAAACTGGCATCCTACAGTGGCTCTTATGGATGATAAAAACAATATAGAAGAAATAATAAAAACCTGA
- a CDS encoding extracellular solute-binding protein — protein sequence MKRFVAFFIVLLLCSVYLFAGPQAEGSSGSVLPFDPEKIYDLRIGLFPDLSTSYPKDWVSDEFKKMYPNINLEVVEGDWDGHHDRLVSVIAAGEGACDIEAIDEGFLGQLKGGFVDLYAEPFNAASVTDKIVAYGINNGTKDGRLIAVPVDTSPVVLFYRKDVADEVGVSFENLSSYRDFIEIGKKVVKDTNGDGEMDRFLFANALEFSLIPLNNGVGCWVDEQGRVMEPREKFIELLNLVKEAADAGVCANLEEWSDPWAAAYGNGTVVARMEGAWFEGSLNSWMAPDLSGKWRVTYLPGNAKVNAGGTYLGVPSQTSVENQAAAWEVIKFLTTMESAQGRHLKEIGAFPVLKSLYDSPIMGESVEYFGGQAAHKVAADVAKQIPVLNPGEYDQAARGIWQNVVANVIAGTMTVEEAYESAKQNIEALMD from the coding sequence ATGAAGAGGTTTGTTGCTTTTTTTATTGTTCTTTTGCTGTGTTCTGTTTACTTGTTTGCAGGACCTCAGGCAGAAGGTTCTTCCGGCTCTGTCCTTCCTTTTGATCCGGAGAAGATCTACGATTTGCGTATAGGTCTTTTTCCGGATCTTTCTACTTCTTATCCTAAGGATTGGGTATCCGATGAGTTTAAAAAGATGTATCCCAACATCAATCTTGAAGTTGTAGAAGGTGATTGGGACGGTCATCATGACAGACTGGTTTCTGTTATTGCAGCTGGTGAGGGCGCATGTGATATAGAAGCTATTGATGAGGGCTTCTTGGGACAGCTTAAGGGTGGTTTTGTTGATTTGTATGCGGAGCCTTTTAATGCGGCGTCTGTTACGGATAAGATTGTTGCATATGGTATCAATAATGGCACTAAGGATGGAAGACTTATTGCTGTTCCTGTTGATACTTCTCCTGTTGTTCTCTTCTATCGTAAGGATGTTGCAGATGAGGTTGGAGTGAGCTTTGAAAATCTCTCTTCTTATCGTGATTTTATTGAGATAGGCAAAAAGGTTGTAAAAGATACAAATGGTGATGGCGAGATGGACCGCTTTCTTTTTGCAAATGCTCTTGAGTTTTCTCTTATTCCTCTCAACAACGGTGTAGGCTGCTGGGTGGATGAGCAGGGTAGAGTTATGGAGCCCAGGGAGAAATTTATAGAACTCCTTAATCTTGTAAAAGAGGCTGCGGATGCCGGTGTTTGTGCAAATCTAGAAGAGTGGAGCGACCCGTGGGCTGCTGCATATGGCAACGGCACTGTTGTTGCACGTATGGAAGGTGCATGGTTTGAAGGTTCTCTCAACAGCTGGATGGCTCCCGACCTTTCTGGCAAATGGCGTGTAACTTATCTGCCGGGAAATGCCAAGGTTAATGCTGGTGGAACTTATCTCGGTGTCCCCTCTCAGACTTCTGTTGAGAATCAGGCTGCTGCATGGGAGGTAATAAAGTTTCTCACTACCATGGAGTCTGCTCAGGGAAGACATCTCAAAGAGATAGGGGCATTTCCTGTTCTCAAGTCTCTCTATGATTCTCCCATAATGGGCGAGTCTGTAGAGTATTTTGGTGGACAGGCAGCGCACAAAGTTGCTGCAGACGTTGCAAAGCAGATTCCTGTGCTCAATCCCGGAGAATATGACCAGGCTGCACGGGGCATATGGCAGAATGTTGTTGCCAATGTAATAGCAGGTACCATGACAGTAGAAGAGGCTTATGAGTCTGCTAAGCAGAACATAGAAGCTCTTATGGATTAA
- a CDS encoding carbohydrate ABC transporter permease: MDMTDSAVLASRRNSGGEFSLLKPGRILTYIVLVLLALAFAFPFYYVFVLASWPNDNIFVWPPHLLPGPAFVDNYHALFEQVDFYRNLFNSAAIATLATVTIIFFCTMGGAAFALYELKGKKTLFSLMLLTYMIPGSLSIVPFFKIINVLGWYNTWLPMIIPGMANAFGIFLMTQYIKPAVPIDLMDAARIDGMSEFGILLKIIFPLAKSGISVLGILTFIGSWNTFLFAYIMLPDEKLTTFPVVLAKLFSKTSGGYGALMVGNAIALIPLIIVLLFFSKQIIAGITEGSLKG; this comes from the coding sequence ATGGATATGACAGATAGTGCTGTGCTTGCAAGTAGAAGGAATAGTGGAGGAGAGTTTTCCCTGCTAAAGCCAGGTAGAATCCTTACCTATATTGTGCTAGTTCTGTTGGCTTTGGCTTTTGCCTTTCCCTTTTATTATGTTTTTGTTCTTGCATCATGGCCAAATGATAATATATTTGTCTGGCCGCCGCATCTTTTGCCTGGCCCTGCTTTTGTTGATAATTATCATGCACTCTTTGAGCAGGTTGATTTTTACAGAAATCTCTTTAACAGTGCTGCTATCGCAACCCTTGCAACAGTGACAATAATCTTTTTCTGCACTATGGGTGGTGCTGCTTTTGCATTGTATGAGCTTAAAGGAAAGAAAACTCTTTTTAGTCTGATGCTTCTTACTTATATGATTCCAGGCTCGCTAAGTATCGTGCCTTTTTTTAAGATTATCAATGTTCTTGGATGGTATAATACCTGGCTGCCCATGATAATCCCAGGGATGGCCAATGCCTTTGGAATCTTTCTTATGACCCAGTATATCAAGCCTGCTGTTCCCATAGACCTTATGGATGCTGCACGTATAGACGGGATGAGTGAGTTTGGTATATTGCTCAAGATTATCTTTCCTCTTGCAAAGAGCGGTATTTCTGTTCTTGGTATTCTTACGTTTATAGGTTCCTGGAATACTTTTTTATTTGCATACATCATGCTTCCCGACGAAAAATTGACTACTTTTCCTGTTGTCCTTGCAAAGCTTTTTAGCAAAACAAGTGGTGGTTACGGTGCCCTGATGGTTGGTAATGCGATAGCTCTGATACCACTTATCATTGTTTTGCTTTTTTTCTCCAAACAGATTATAGCAGGGATAACAGAGGGAAGCCTCAAAGGATAG
- a CDS encoding sugar ABC transporter permease, which translates to MKKINFTKLTPYFYVAPFFILFAVFGIFPLFYSIVLSFFKWTPSGPEKFVGFANYIRYFTKDPYFGRSVYNTILLLFTGSYVQHLFALPLAIMLNQKFVKGRDVLKTIYFIPNITSAVVVTIIFSMLFDEKFGFVNYIMETWFGLPEIHWLSSSPGIKATVSIILNWKYIGFYTILYLAGLQAIPSELYESAHMDGANVWQQHLKITIPLLLPVIFFALSISTINGLQLFDEPFILTGQYSRMGGVDNGGLTTTFYLMFLGFRLGRFGRASAVAWLQFFIILGFTVVLRLIINKFDYTIEKKEK; encoded by the coding sequence ATGAAAAAAATAAACTTTACAAAGTTGACGCCCTATTTTTATGTGGCTCCCTTTTTTATACTTTTTGCTGTTTTTGGTATTTTCCCGCTATTTTATTCCATAGTACTTTCTTTTTTCAAATGGACTCCATCCGGGCCAGAAAAATTTGTGGGTTTTGCCAATTATATAAGGTATTTTACCAAGGACCCATACTTTGGCCGTTCTGTCTATAATACGATTTTACTGCTTTTTACTGGTTCTTATGTCCAGCATCTTTTTGCTCTTCCTCTAGCCATTATGCTTAACCAGAAGTTTGTTAAAGGGAGGGATGTTCTCAAAACCATTTATTTTATCCCCAATATAACCAGTGCGGTTGTTGTTACAATTATTTTTTCTATGCTTTTTGATGAGAAGTTTGGTTTTGTCAATTATATCATGGAAACATGGTTTGGACTTCCTGAGATACACTGGTTGTCTTCCAGTCCCGGGATAAAGGCTACTGTTTCTATCATTCTTAACTGGAAGTATATAGGTTTTTACACTATTTTGTATCTTGCAGGCTTGCAGGCTATTCCTTCTGAGTTATACGAATCCGCTCATATGGATGGAGCAAATGTATGGCAGCAGCATCTAAAGATAACCATTCCTCTGCTTTTGCCTGTTATCTTTTTTGCTCTATCTATTTCTACAATAAATGGATTACAGCTTTTTGATGAGCCATTTATTCTTACAGGTCAGTACAGCAGGATGGGGGGGGTTGACAACGGAGGCCTTACAACAACTTTTTATCTTATGTTTCTTGGCTTTAGGCTAGGACGTTTTGGCCGTGCAAGTGCTGTTGCCTGGTTGCAGTTTTTTATAATTCTCGGTTTTACGGTTGTGTTAAGACTTATTATCAACAAATTTGATTATACTATTGAGAAGAAAGAAAAATAG
- a CDS encoding glycoside hydrolase family 9 protein: MRIYISHEGYIKDGLKFAVIELGSPKKLEKSYFLIDEDGSKVYEMNPDEPVQVANWKKGAYFSRVDFSSFCKTGRFAISSSGGMRSEFFTIGEKFAENALDDIVFYLKGQRCSGVYDAADRKLPVYGSDETYDVHGGWYDAAGDYGKYLSHLAYARYMSPQQTPLVVWSLLSGLDILKSSGYPKESLNRMQEEALYGADFLMRMQHPNGFFFMIVFARWSHDPAQRELCSYETQKGIKTADYQAGFREGGGMAIAALARAAGIGTGLDFSSGEYLAAAEKGYQHLKEKNTEYVYGGEENIIDEYCALTAAAELYAVSKNSKYLAEIKGWYAKLKSRWQADGWFKADSKGERSFFHASDYGLLYMSILRASSVIEDLEDAEYSALSQDMKDFVVGCLKKELERITSIDNPFMLPLHFVRTENYNDRLMFFFPHKNESGYWWQGENARLASLSAALLAMRSNLTSVVATESFIRKLREHAESLIYWILGLNPFDVCMMQGRGRNNPRYEEGFPNAPGGVCNGITSGFYNEDDIAFLPLPEANDMAQRWRWSEQWIPHGAWLFLALSYYYALGGKKQ, from the coding sequence ATGCGTATATATATTTCACACGAAGGGTACATAAAGGATGGTCTTAAGTTTGCTGTCATAGAGCTTGGAAGCCCCAAGAAACTGGAGAAATCCTATTTTCTTATAGACGAAGATGGAAGTAAAGTGTATGAGATGAACCCAGATGAGCCTGTACAAGTTGCTAACTGGAAGAAAGGTGCATATTTTTCCCGTGTGGATTTTAGCTCTTTCTGCAAAACTGGTCGCTTTGCAATATCTTCATCTGGTGGTATGAGAAGTGAGTTCTTTACGATAGGTGAGAAGTTTGCAGAAAATGCTCTGGATGACATAGTGTTTTATCTCAAAGGCCAGCGTTGTAGCGGTGTCTACGATGCTGCTGATAGGAAATTGCCTGTTTATGGTTCTGATGAGACCTACGATGTCCATGGAGGCTGGTATGATGCAGCAGGGGATTACGGCAAGTATCTATCACATCTTGCATATGCAAGATATATGAGTCCCCAGCAGACTCCTCTTGTTGTCTGGTCTCTTTTGTCAGGACTGGATATCCTCAAGTCTTCAGGATACCCAAAGGAGTCTCTCAATCGCATGCAGGAAGAAGCCCTATACGGAGCGGATTTTCTTATGAGAATGCAGCATCCTAACGGATTCTTCTTCATGATAGTCTTTGCAAGATGGAGCCATGACCCTGCACAGAGAGAATTATGTTCTTATGAGACCCAGAAGGGAATAAAAACAGCGGATTATCAGGCAGGATTTAGGGAAGGCGGGGGCATGGCAATAGCTGCCCTTGCTCGTGCGGCAGGAATTGGCACAGGACTTGATTTTTCTTCTGGAGAATATCTTGCTGCAGCAGAAAAAGGATATCAGCACCTAAAAGAAAAAAATACAGAATATGTATACGGAGGAGAAGAAAACATCATAGACGAGTACTGCGCTCTGACTGCTGCGGCCGAGCTTTATGCTGTAAGCAAAAACAGCAAATACCTTGCAGAGATAAAAGGCTGGTATGCAAAGCTCAAGTCCAGATGGCAGGCCGATGGTTGGTTTAAAGCTGACAGCAAGGGTGAGCGCTCTTTTTTTCATGCCTCCGATTACGGCCTTCTGTATATGTCCATTTTGAGAGCTTCTTCTGTGATAGAAGATTTAGAGGATGCAGAATATTCTGCTCTTTCACAGGATATGAAAGATTTTGTCGTAGGATGTCTAAAAAAAGAGCTTGAACGGATTACATCCATTGACAATCCCTTTATGCTTCCTCTGCACTTTGTGAGGACAGAGAATTATAATGATAGGCTTATGTTCTTTTTCCCTCATAAGAACGAAAGCGGATATTGGTGGCAGGGAGAAAATGCAAGGCTTGCATCCCTGTCTGCAGCATTATTGGCTATGCGGAGCAATCTTACAAGTGTAGTCGCTACCGAGTCTTTTATCAGGAAGCTCAGAGAACATGCAGAATCCCTTATCTACTGGATACTTGGGCTCAACCCCTTTGATGTTTGCATGATGCAGGGGAGAGGTAGAAACAATCCCCGCTACGAAGAAGGTTTCCCCAATGCTCCCGGCGGCGTTTGTAATGGCATAACAAGCGGCTTTTACAATGAAGATGATATCGCTTTTCTGCCCCTGCCTGAGGCAAACGACATGGCGCAGAGATGGCGCTGGTCAGAGCAATGGATACCCCACGGAGCATGGCTGTTTCTTGCACTATCTTATTATTATGCACTAGGAGGAAAGAAACAATGA
- a CDS encoding response regulator: MAPSSKNQVFSANQIAKICGVVNQTVINWIRDGHLVAFRTPGNQYRVYKDELLKFLEKRQIRIPDYLNDDNQNSTPTYKLLIVDDDEEINNLIYRFIIKKFKNFDIRQAYNGFEAGKLLASHKPDIVLLDIDLPGLNGHELCRQIKNDSEFGSPIVFVITGLDSDDDREKILEEGADDFFGKPIDFDLLYKKIKKVMRI; this comes from the coding sequence ATGGCCCCAAGTAGCAAAAATCAAGTTTTCTCTGCAAATCAGATAGCCAAGATATGCGGAGTAGTAAATCAGACCGTAATCAACTGGATACGGGACGGGCATCTTGTTGCCTTTAGAACTCCGGGTAATCAATACAGAGTCTACAAAGATGAGCTTTTAAAATTCCTTGAAAAAAGGCAGATAAGGATACCAGATTATCTAAACGATGACAATCAGAACTCTACCCCTACCTACAAGCTACTCATCGTTGATGATGATGAGGAAATAAACAATCTTATTTATAGATTTATAATAAAAAAGTTTAAGAATTTTGATATCAGGCAAGCATATAACGGATTTGAGGCTGGCAAGCTCCTCGCATCTCATAAGCCGGATATAGTTTTGCTTGACATAGACCTCCCCGGATTAAATGGACATGAGCTTTGTAGGCAGATAAAGAATGATTCTGAGTTTGGTTCTCCTATTGTTTTTGTCATAACAGGTCTTGACTCCGATGATGACAGAGAAAAAATTCTGGAAGAAGGAGCAGATGATTTCTTTGGTAAGCCAATAGATTTTGATCTTCTTTACAAAAAAATAAAAAAGGTTATGCGTATATGA
- a CDS encoding response regulator: MSVSRKLLLVEDEDSIRLSLRDFLVDKGYDVMVASDGLGAIRQLTDYDFDLIISDYRMDNLGGSYWVRFLSKFCSSVPVLIISGFLPGDTELPFPVVYKPFDYDDILIKIEEVMGG, translated from the coding sequence ATGAGCGTTTCCCGCAAGCTTCTTCTTGTTGAGGATGAGGATTCTATACGGCTTTCTCTAAGAGACTTTCTCGTTGACAAAGGTTATGATGTTATGGTTGCCTCTGATGGGCTTGGTGCTATAAGACAGCTTACTGATTATGATTTTGACCTTATAATAAGCGATTACAGGATGGATAATCTGGGTGGGAGCTATTGGGTAAGATTTCTAAGCAAGTTCTGCTCTTCTGTACCTGTTCTTATTATATCGGGTTTTCTTCCCGGAGATACTGAGTTGCCTTTTCCTGTTGTTTATAAACCTTTTGATTATGATGATATCCTTATCAAGATAGAAGAGGTTATGGGAGGATGA